In Malus sylvestris chromosome 15, drMalSylv7.2, whole genome shotgun sequence, a single genomic region encodes these proteins:
- the LOC126604754 gene encoding rac-like GTP-binding protein ARAC7 has product MSASKFIKCVTVGDGAVGKTCMLICYTSNKFPTDYIPTVFDNFSANVAVDGNIVNLGLWDTAGQEDYSRLRPLSYRGADIFVLAFSLISRASFENVLKKWMPELRRFAPNVPIVLVGTKLDLRQDMGYLADHMGYNIITSAQGEELRKQIGAAAYIECSSKTQQNVKAVFDTAIKVVLQPPRRKDMAKKKRHRRSACSIASIVCGGCDV; this is encoded by the exons ATGAGTGCTTCAAAGTTCATTAAATGTGTCACAGTTGGAGATGGAGCAGTTGGGAAGACCTGTATGCTTATTTGTTACACCAGCAACAAGTTTCCTACC GATTATATACCCACAGTTTTTGACAATTTTAGTGCAAATGTGGCTGTAGATGGGAATATAGTCAACTTGGGGCTGTGGGACACTGCAG GCCAGGAGGATTACAGCAGGTTGAGGCCACTGAGTTATAGAGGTGCAGACATATTTGTGTTAGCTTTCTCTTTAATTAGCAGGGCAAGCTTTGAGAATGTTCTTAAGAAG TGGATGCCGGAACTTCGTAGGTTTGCTCCCAATGTTCCAATTGTTCTTGTTGGTACAAAGCTAG ATCTTCGCCAGGACATGGGGTATCTAGCCGATCATATGGGATACAACATCATAACTTCTGCTCAG GGAGAGGAGCTCAGAAAACAAATAGGTGCTGCAGCTTATATCGAGTGCAGCTCGAAGACCCAGCAG AATGTCAAAGCTGTTTTCGATACTGCCATTAAGGTTGTTCTTCAACCTCCGAGAAGGAAGGATATGGCTAAGAAGAAAAGGCACCGGAGATCTGCTTGCTCAATTGC GAGCATTGTCTGTGGAGGCTGTGATGTTTAG